Within Streptomyces albofaciens JCM 4342, the genomic segment GCGCGGGCGCCGGTGCCACCAACATCGGTTACGTGATCATGGCGTTCGGTCTGGGCCTCATTCCGTACTCCGCGCAGTACGTCATCCTGCGCGGTTTCTACGCCTACGAGGACACCCGCACGCCGTTCTTCAACACCGTGATCGTGGCAGCCGTCAACGCCGCGGTCTCCGGTCTGTGCTTCCTGCTCCTGCCGGCCCGATGGGTCGTGGTGGGTCTCGCCGCGGCCTATGGACTGGCCTACGCCGTCGGTGTCGGCGTCGCCTGGCGACGACTGCGCACACGGCTGGGCGGCGATCTGGACGGGCCGCACGTCATTCGTACGTACGCCCGCCTCGCCGGGGCCTGTGTGCCCGCCGCTCTGGTCGGCGGCGCGGCCGCATACGGAATCACCATGGCCCTCGGCAGCGGCGTCGCCGGTTCCCTGGCCGCCTTGGTCGGCGGCGGTGTCACACTGATCGCCGTCTTCTTCCTCGCCGCGAAGCGGATGCGGGTCGAAGAGATGAACGCCATGGTCGGCATGGTGCGCGCGAAGCTGGGGCGCTGAGCGGGCACAACCATCGGCCGCAACCGTGTGTCGTGCATAGTGGCGGACTGTGGGCACAATTGTCTTGGCTCGGAGAGCCTGCAACGGATGGGGAGGCAGGAACGACGGTGGCGGAACGGAGCACGGCTGCCGTCGACGTGGCCGACACGAGCGGTGAGGAACCGCTGACCGCCCAGGCGGGACAGGCCACGGACGACGGTGCGGAGGCCGAGAGCGTAACCGGCACGGACCAGGACACCGCGCGCACCGGCGATCAGCGTGCCGCGGTGACCGACACCAAGCCGCCCGAACTGCACAGCGGCCACAAGCTCGCCAGACGCTACCGCCTTGAGGAATGCGTCACCCGTCTGGACGGATTCAGCAGCTGGCGTGCGGTCGACGAGAAACTGCGCCGTGCCGTCGGCGTACACGTCCTGCCCGCGGACCACCCACGTGCCCGCCCCGTGCTGTCCGCCGCCCGCTCCGCCGCGCTGCTCGGTGACCCCCGCTTCGTGCAGGTCCTGGACGCCGTCGAGGAGAACGACCTCGTCTACGTCGTGCACGAATGGCTGCCGGACGCCACCGAGCTGACCGCCGTGCTCGCGAACGGGCCGCTCGAACCGCACGACGCCTATCAGCTCGTCAGCCAGGTCTCCCAGGCCATGGCCGCCGCCCACCGGGAAGGCCTGTCCCATCTCAGGCTCAACCCGAGTTCGGTGCTGCGGACCGAGTCCGGGCAGTACCGCATCCGCGGCCTGGCGGTGATGGCCGCGCTGCGCGGCATCACCAGCGAGCATCCGCAGCGCACGGACACCGAGGCGATCGGCGCGCTCCTGTACGCCGCCCTGACCCAGCGCTGGCCGTACGAGAGCGACGCGTACGGCCTGTCCGGGCTGCCCAAGGACGTCGGCATGATCCCGCCGGACCAGGTACGGGCCGGCGTGCACCGTGGCCTGTCCGAGCTGGCCATGCGCGCGCTGGTCAACGACGGTGCCACCGCGTCCCGCCAGGAACCGGCCTGTACGACTCCGGAGGAGTTGGCGAAGGCCGTCACGGCCATACCGCGCATCCGACCGCCGGAGACGTCCTTCACCTCACCGCCGCCCTATCAGCGCACCGGCTACCAGCAGGGCACGTACGGCCAGCCGCCGACGCGCACCGGTGGTGTGTCAGCACGCACCGCACCGGTCCCCACCCCGCCGCCACCGCTGCAGAGCCGCACCGGCCGGGCGCTGAAGTGGTGCGTTTCCGGCCTGCTCATCGCGGCGCTGGGACTCGGGAGCTGGCAGCTGGCGGACACTCTGTTGCAGGACGAGGGCCGGAACAACCAGGAGAACACCCAACCGGAAAGCGGGACGCAGCAGAAGAAGCCCGCTCCGAAGCCGATCGCGATCGACGATGTCACCGAGTTCTCGCCGCTCACCAGCAAGCCCGTCGCCAGCCAGCATGACCCGGCGTCGAACGCTGTGGACGGGGACCCCGGCACCGCTTGGATCACCGGTGAGTTCAAGGGCTGGGCGAACTTCGGCAACCTTTCGCCCCGCAAGGACGGCAGCGGCCTCGTCGTCGACCTGGGGAGTGTGAAGGAGGTCTCCAGCGTCGAGGTCAGCATGTACCGGCCGGGGCACACCACCGAAGTGCTCGCCGCGGACGCGGCGGCTTCCAACCCGACCACGCTCAGCGCGTTCCCGCAGCGCCTGTCGAAGCTGGAGAAGTCGGGCAACACGTTGTCCGTGAAGCTCGACAAGCCCGTAAAGACGCGTTACGTCCTGATTCACATCACGGAACTGCCGAGCTCCGATTCGGGCGGCTACCGGGGCGGCATCTCGGAAATCAAGGTCAACGGCTGATCCCTTCGATACCTTTCGCCGGCCTGTGAACGAGGATACGCACGGACCGGCAAGGACAGCCTGGTGAATTCCGCGCAGCTACCGAGAAAAGACAGACTTCGGGCCCTGGCCGATGTACCGGCCAGGGCCCGACCAGCGAATACGGTGCTGTCTAATTCCAGCCGGTGCAGTAGACCTTGTTG encodes:
- a CDS encoding protein kinase family protein codes for the protein MAERSTAAVDVADTSGEEPLTAQAGQATDDGAEAESVTGTDQDTARTGDQRAAVTDTKPPELHSGHKLARRYRLEECVTRLDGFSSWRAVDEKLRRAVGVHVLPADHPRARPVLSAARSAALLGDPRFVQVLDAVEENDLVYVVHEWLPDATELTAVLANGPLEPHDAYQLVSQVSQAMAAAHREGLSHLRLNPSSVLRTESGQYRIRGLAVMAALRGITSEHPQRTDTEAIGALLYAALTQRWPYESDAYGLSGLPKDVGMIPPDQVRAGVHRGLSELAMRALVNDGATASRQEPACTTPEELAKAVTAIPRIRPPETSFTSPPPYQRTGYQQGTYGQPPTRTGGVSARTAPVPTPPPPLQSRTGRALKWCVSGLLIAALGLGSWQLADTLLQDEGRNNQENTQPESGTQQKKPAPKPIAIDDVTEFSPLTSKPVASQHDPASNAVDGDPGTAWITGEFKGWANFGNLSPRKDGSGLVVDLGSVKEVSSVEVSMYRPGHTTEVLAADAAASNPTTLSAFPQRLSKLEKSGNTLSVKLDKPVKTRYVLIHITELPSSDSGGYRGGISEIKVNG